Sequence from the Verrucomicrobiia bacterium genome:
CTGAGCGGGATCTCCGCGCCGCCCGCGCGAACATGTATGCTTGGGTTCGGCGTTTGGAGAGCCTTTGAGATTGTACGGGGGGAAGCCACAGGAGGCAGCAGCAAAGTTAGTAAACAATGCTCCGCTGAACAAGAGCCAGAACGCGCAGGACCACGCGTCGGCAAGCGGCCACGCACCCGCAACCCTTCACCCCCAAGCCGCCTGAAGGCACGCGCTCCGGACCGCGGCGTTCACACCGGTTCCGCCCCGGGCTCGCGCCGGGTATGTCCACCGGACTCTCCTCCGTGCAGAAAGCCAGTAGCGTAACTGAGAAAATCTTGCCAGCAGGAACGATTGCCTTATAACATGTGCGCACCGTCCAGAACATTGCTTAAGGTCTGTCATGCCACATGAGGTTTCACTTATCTCAACGATAGCCGTCGGGTTTGTCCTGGCAGTTGTGTTCGGTTTGATAGCCAACCGGCTGAGACTTCCGCCTTTGGTTGGATACCTGGTCGCGGGTGTTGTTATTGGACCATTCACACCGGGCTATGTCGCAGACGCTGGTCTGGCCGGGCAATTGGCGGAGATCGGCGTCATGTTGCTCATGTTCGGCGTGGGGCTGCATTTCTCAGCCGCAGACCTTATGGCTGTGCGCCGGATAGCGGTTCCCGGAGCACTGCTTCAAATTGGGCTGGCGACGGCCATCGGCGCCGGAATGTCGGTTCTATGGGGGTGGAGCTTTGGCGCGGGTCTGGTCCTGGGACTCAGCTTGTCCGTTGCAAGCACGGTCGTTCTGCTCAAGGCGCTGGAAGAGCGCAACATCGTTTCGACAGCAAATGGCCGCATCGCCGTGGGATGGCTCATCGTCGAGGATCTTGCAATGGTTCTCGCGCTGGTGCTTCTCCCCGCCTTTGCGCCGGCATTGGGCGGCAGCTTGCCGGATGGAGCCAAGGGCACTGGCAATGTCGGGATGTTTGTTGCCGTGGGTGTCACCATACTGAAGGTCGGCGCCTTCGTCGCCACTGTTCTGCTTCTTGGCCCGCGTTTGCTGCCCTGGCTTTTGCGCACCGTCGCGCGAACCGGCTCGCGGGAGTTGTTCACCTTGTCCGTGCTCACGATCGCCCTGGGTGTCGCGTTTGGATCGGCAAAGCTTTTCGGTGTGTCCTTCGCCTTGGGAGCGTTTTTCGCCGGGGTGGTGCTCAGTGAATCCAACCTCAGCCACAAGACCGCCGCCAACTTGCTGCCGTTGCAGGACGCCTTTGCCGTGCTGTTTTTCATCTCCGTCGGCATGTTGTTCAATCCAAAGATCATGGTGACCCAACCGTTGATGGTTGTCGCAGTGCTGCTGCTGATTGTCGTGGGCAAATCCCTGACGGCGCTGATTATTGTCATGGCACTGGGCTATCCCGTAAGCGCCGCCCTCACGGTTTCGGCAGCATTGGCGCAAATCGGGGAATTCTCCTTTATTTTGGGTGCGCTCGGACTTTCCTACGGCCTTTTGCCAGTGGATGGGGTCAGCTTGATCCTTGCAGGAGCCTTGCTATCGATCAGTTTGAATCCACTGGTCTTTGCCGGCACGGAAAAATTGATCGCCTGGATTCAAAGGAATCCATTCTGGTGCAGCAGGCTGGAAGAGGCGCGGTTAGGTCCGTTGAACCGCTTGAAAGCCGACCTCGAGGCGGTGCGCCAGAGGTTTGAAAAGAAATCGGCCGCACATCGAACGTTCACGCCGGCAGAACTGGTGGATCGCTTCCCCTTTTTCTCCAGCTTGACCCCCGAGCAACGGGAAACCGTGATTTTGCATTTTCAAACCCGGACCGCACAGCCGGGCGAACGCATCATCCGCGTGGG
This genomic interval carries:
- a CDS encoding cation:proton antiporter, which gives rise to MPHEVSLISTIAVGFVLAVVFGLIANRLRLPPLVGYLVAGVVIGPFTPGYVADAGLAGQLAEIGVMLLMFGVGLHFSAADLMAVRRIAVPGALLQIGLATAIGAGMSVLWGWSFGAGLVLGLSLSVASTVVLLKALEERNIVSTANGRIAVGWLIVEDLAMVLALVLLPAFAPALGGSLPDGAKGTGNVGMFVAVGVTILKVGAFVATVLLLGPRLLPWLLRTVARTGSRELFTLSVLTIALGVAFGSAKLFGVSFALGAFFAGVVLSESNLSHKTAANLLPLQDAFAVLFFISVGMLFNPKIMVTQPLMVVAVLLLIVVGKSLTALIIVMALGYPVSAALTVSAALAQIGEFSFILGALGLSYGLLPVDGVSLILAGALLSISLNPLVFAGTEKLIAWIQRNPFWCSRLEEARLGPLNRLKADLEAVRQRFEKKSAAHRTFTPAELVDRFPFFSSLTPEQRETVILHFQTRTAQPGERIIRVGDKPDAVYFISSGEVQVVLPGKRIKLSAGSFFGEMALLSGAVRTADVTALDYCTFLTINQRDFRELLRRYPGMRGHIADLAEQRSNMNRVLQPTAP